In the genome of Streptomyces racemochromogenes, one region contains:
- the fusA gene encoding elongation factor G, translating to MATTSLDLAKVRNIGIMAHIDAGKTTTTERILFYTGVSYKIGEVHDGAATMDWMEQEQERGITITSAATTCHWPLEDVDHTINIIDTPGHVDFTVEVERSLRVLDGAVTVFDGVAGVEPQSETVWRQADRYGVPRICFVNKLDRTGAEFMRCVDMIKDRLGAVPIVMQLPIGAEADFQGVVDLVRMKALVWSAEATKGEMYDVVDIPATHTELAEEWRGKLVETVAENDDEMMELYLGGEEPTEEQLHAAVRRIILGSGKGKGEATITAVFCGTAFKNKGVQPLLDAVVRYLPSPLDIEAIEGHDVKDAEVVVKRKPSDEEPLAALAFKIMSDPHLGKLTFVRVYSGRLEAGTAVLNSVKGKKERIGKIYRMHANKREEIDAVGAGDIVAVMGLKQTTTGETLCDDKAPVILESMDFPAPVIQVAIEPASKGDQEKLGVAIQRLAEEDPSFHVHSDEETGQTILGGMGELHLEVLVDRMKREFKVVANVGKPQVAYRETIRKAVERHDYTHKKQTGGTGQFAKVQIAIEPITDADGPAYEFVNKVTGGRVPKEYIPSVDAGAQEAMQFGILAGYEMTGVRVTLLDGGYHEVDSSELAFKIAGSQAFKEAARKASPVLLEPMMAVEVTTPEESMGDVIGDINSRRGQIQAMEDRHGAKIVKGLVPLSEMFGYVGDLRSKTSGRASYSMQFDSYAEVPRNVAEEIIAKAKGE from the coding sequence CATCATGGCCCACATCGACGCGGGCAAGACGACCACCACCGAGCGCATCCTGTTCTACACCGGTGTGTCTTACAAGATCGGTGAGGTCCACGACGGCGCTGCCACGATGGACTGGATGGAGCAGGAGCAGGAGCGCGGCATCACGATCACGTCGGCCGCGACGACCTGTCACTGGCCGCTCGAGGACGTCGACCACACCATCAACATCATCGACACCCCGGGTCACGTTGACTTCACGGTCGAGGTGGAGCGTTCGCTCCGCGTCCTCGACGGTGCCGTCACCGTGTTCGACGGTGTCGCCGGTGTGGAGCCGCAGTCCGAGACCGTTTGGCGTCAGGCGGACCGCTACGGCGTCCCGCGCATCTGCTTCGTCAACAAGCTCGACCGTACCGGCGCCGAGTTCATGCGCTGCGTCGACATGATCAAGGACCGCCTCGGTGCGGTTCCGATCGTCATGCAGCTCCCGATCGGTGCCGAGGCCGACTTCCAGGGCGTCGTCGACCTGGTCCGCATGAAGGCCCTCGTGTGGTCCGCCGAGGCCACCAAGGGCGAGATGTACGACGTCGTCGACATCCCGGCCACGCACACCGAGCTGGCCGAGGAATGGCGCGGCAAGCTCGTCGAGACCGTCGCCGAGAACGACGACGAGATGATGGAGCTGTACCTCGGTGGCGAAGAGCCGACCGAAGAGCAGCTGCACGCGGCCGTGCGCCGCATCATCCTCGGCTCCGGCAAGGGCAAGGGCGAAGCCACGATCACCGCGGTGTTCTGCGGTACGGCGTTCAAGAACAAGGGCGTCCAGCCCCTGCTCGACGCCGTCGTGCGCTACCTCCCGTCGCCGCTCGACATCGAGGCCATCGAGGGCCACGACGTCAAGGACGCCGAGGTCGTCGTCAAGCGCAAGCCGTCGGACGAGGAGCCCCTCGCCGCGCTCGCGTTCAAGATCATGAGCGACCCGCACCTCGGCAAGCTCACCTTCGTCCGGGTTTACTCGGGCCGCCTGGAGGCCGGCACCGCGGTGCTGAACTCCGTCAAGGGCAAGAAGGAGCGCATCGGCAAGATCTACCGCATGCACGCGAACAAGCGTGAGGAGATCGACGCGGTGGGCGCCGGCGACATCGTCGCCGTCATGGGCCTGAAGCAGACCACCACCGGTGAGACGCTTTGCGACGACAAGGCCCCCGTGATCCTGGAGTCCATGGACTTCCCGGCTCCGGTCATCCAGGTCGCCATCGAGCCCGCCTCGAAGGGTGACCAGGAGAAGCTGGGTGTCGCCATCCAGCGCCTCGCGGAAGAGGACCCGTCGTTCCACGTCCACTCGGACGAGGAGACCGGCCAGACCATCCTCGGCGGTATGGGCGAGCTGCACCTCGAGGTGCTGGTCGACCGTATGAAGCGCGAGTTCAAGGTCGTCGCCAACGTCGGCAAGCCGCAGGTCGCGTACCGCGAGACGATCCGCAAGGCCGTCGAGCGTCACGACTACACCCACAAGAAGCAGACCGGTGGTACCGGTCAGTTCGCCAAGGTGCAGATCGCGATCGAGCCGATCACGGACGCCGATGGTCCGGCGTACGAGTTCGTCAACAAGGTCACCGGTGGCCGCGTGCCGAAGGAGTACATCCCTTCGGTCGACGCCGGTGCGCAGGAAGCCATGCAGTTCGGCATCCTGGCCGGCTACGAGATGACTGGCGTCCGCGTCACGCTTCTCGACGGTGGCTACCACGAGGTCGACTCCTCCGAGCTCGCCTTCAAGATCGCCGGTTCGCAGGCCTTCAAGGAGGCCGCGCGCAAGGCTTCTCCCGTGCTCCTCGAGCCGATGATGGCCGTCGAGGTCACCACGCCGGAGGAGTCCATGGGTGACGTCATCGGCGACATCAACTCCCGCCGTGGCCAGATCCAGGCCATGGAGGACCGTCACGGAGCCAAGATCGTCAAGGGCCTCGTGCCCCTGTCGGAGATGTTCGGCTACGTCGGCGACCTCCGCAGCAAGACCTCGGGTCGCGCCAGCTACTCGATGCAGTTCGACTCCTACGCCGAGGTTCCCCGGAACGTCGCCGAGGAGATCATCGCGAAGGCCAAGGGCGAGTAA